The Pseudodesulfovibrio cashew genomic sequence GCGTCCGCTTCCGGGCCGGTCAGGTTTTTGATGCCCTGGTCGGTCTTGAAGTGGTACTGGACCCAGAAATACTCGCCTTTGTCATTATACCATTTATAGGTGTGGCTGGAGTAGCCGTTCATGTGTCGATAGGTTGCCGGGGTGCCCCGGTCGGAGAAGAGGACCGTCACCTGATGCAGGGACTCCGGGGTCAGGGACCAGAAGTCCCAGGCCATGGTGGGACTCTTGAGATTGGTGGCCGGGTCGCGTTTCTGGGTGTGGATGAAGTCGGGAAACTTGAGCGGGTCGCGGATGAAGAAGACCGGGGTGTTGTTGCCGGTCATGTCGTAGTTGCCTTCCTCGGTGTAGAACTTGATGGCGAAGCCGCGCGGATCGCGTTCGGCGTCGGCACTGCCTTTTTCGCCGCCCACGGTGGAGAAGCGGGCAAAGACCTCGGTCTTCTTGCCGACCTTCGAGAGGAAGGCCGCTTTCGTGTACTTGGTTACGTCGGCGGTGACCTCGAAATAGCCGTAGGCCCCTGCACCCTTGGCGTGAACCACGCGTTCCGGGATGCGCTCCCGGTCGAAGTGGGCCAGTTTCTCCAACAGATGGACGTCCTGCATCAGTGCCGGGCCGCGGGGGCCGGCAGTGGCGGTGTTCAGGTCGTTGCCCACAGGGCAGCCGAATGCGCCGGTCATCGTTTTTTTCTTGTCAGCCATGGGGATTCTCCCGGATGTTGAGTTGTGCCGCCCGGTTGGATCTGAGGGGACGGGCCTGCGTCAAAGAGTTGGAGCCACACTAGCATAAACCAGGAATCATTTCCACCAGAGTCGTCCGTATTTTCGCCGGTCGGCATGGGGCGCGATTTTGTGCTAGAAGGAGAAATCACCCCTTCGAACCAACGGCGTGGAGGAAACGATGCCCATTGATTCTCTAGGTTGGCTTGTCCGTACAGGGCTTGTCTTTGTTCTTGTCCTGTCCTTTTTGTTTGCCCTGCATCGCCTGAGAAAAGGGCGGGCCGGATGGCGGTCCCTGTGGGTGGAGCTTGAGGCGTCCCGGGGCAGGAGCATTGTCCGCCTCTCGGCGGCGGCCCTGATCTGCCTGTCGGTGAGCATTCTCATGCCCTTTGCCCGGCTGGAGACGCAGTATGCCTCGCTGGCAGCGTCCCTGCTCGGAGTGGCCTGGGTTGCCGTGGCGGCCTGGGCGCTGACCGTGGGCGTCTCGGTCACGGTTTTCGTCCTGCTCAGAAAGTACGACCTGGAGAGTCCGGACAACCTTCAGGCGAGGCGGATGCACACCCGGATCAAGGTCCTGCAACGCATCTTGGTGGTCATCATCTGGATCGCGGCCATCGCGGGGATGCTGATGCAGTTCGAGCGGTTCCGAGCCTTGGGCACCACGCTGTTGGCCTCGGCCGGAGTGCTCAGCATCGTCCTCGGCCTCTCGGCGCAGAAGACCTTCGGCGCGGTCATTGCGGGCGTGCAGATCGCCCTGTCACAGCCCATCAACCTCGACGACGTGGTCATAGTGGAAGGGGAGTGGGGCAGGATCGAGGAGATCACCTTCACCTACGTGGTGGTCAAGATATGGGACCAGCGCCGCCTGGTGCTGCCCGTCTCCTACTTTCTGGAAAAGCCCTTTCAGAACTGGACCCGGAAGACGGCGGCCATCACCGGCACCGTGTTCCTGCATGTGGACTACACCACGCCGTTGGCCCCCCTGCGCGAGGAACTCACGCGTTTATGCGAGGCGGCCGGTCCGCTTTGGGACGGCAAGACGTGCGTGCTCC encodes the following:
- a CDS encoding mechanosensitive ion channel family protein produces the protein MPIDSLGWLVRTGLVFVLVLSFLFALHRLRKGRAGWRSLWVELEASRGRSIVRLSAAALICLSVSILMPFARLETQYASLAASLLGVAWVAVAAWALTVGVSVTVFVLLRKYDLESPDNLQARRMHTRIKVLQRILVVIIWIAAIAGMLMQFERFRALGTTLLASAGVLSIVLGLSAQKTFGAVIAGVQIALSQPINLDDVVIVEGEWGRIEEITFTYVVVKIWDQRRLVLPVSYFLEKPFQNWTRKTAAITGTVFLHVDYTTPLAPLREELTRLCEAAGPLWDGKTCVLQVTEAGPETITLRALAGAPDASSAWDLRCMIREGLIDFLKANHPECLPRRRLVMEGGGLRDDS